Proteins encoded within one genomic window of Leptolyngbya sp. FACHB-261:
- a CDS encoding glycosyltransferase family 1 protein, whose amino-acid sequence MRILYDGQIYAIQFAGGVNRYFANLISRLPEDYTPLLTTCQNREVNYPTHPNLKVFFYKRFGFRPGRLSYWLEKYYFRSVTNFGRYEVFHPTYYSLLTQQNFDTVKRPIVVTVYDMIHELFAKQTDPDGHQIEEKRQAVLAAQAIICISENTKKDLLERYPALEDRVTVTYLATDMNVSLAYGTEAVPTRPYYLYVGSRYNYKNFDRILMALAKAISIRPELMLCVVGPAFNDEEKQLVATLNLAHAIEHYNYADDRHLAKLYRCSLALVYPSLYEGFGIPPLEAMSCRTAVVASNCSSIPEVVGDAGILFGPNSITDLADILIDLSENPTKRDELIAKGEKRATMFSWEKTAAQTLAVYQAISNK is encoded by the coding sequence ATGCGTATTCTTTATGACGGTCAAATTTACGCAATCCAATTTGCTGGAGGGGTTAATCGGTACTTTGCCAACCTAATTAGTAGGTTGCCAGAGGACTACACTCCACTTCTAACGACCTGTCAGAACCGTGAGGTTAACTATCCAACTCATCCAAACCTCAAGGTTTTCTTCTACAAAAGATTTGGCTTTCGTCCTGGTCGCCTCTCGTACTGGCTTGAGAAGTACTACTTTAGAAGTGTAACCAATTTTGGAAGATACGAGGTTTTCCATCCAACTTACTACTCGCTTCTAACTCAACAAAACTTCGATACAGTCAAACGCCCTATTGTGGTGACTGTTTATGACATGATTCACGAGCTTTTCGCAAAGCAAACGGATCCTGACGGTCACCAAATCGAGGAGAAACGCCAAGCAGTCCTAGCGGCACAAGCAATTATCTGTATCTCCGAAAATACGAAAAAAGACTTGCTTGAGCGATACCCTGCGTTAGAAGACAGAGTGACAGTCACGTATCTTGCTACAGATATGAATGTAAGTCTGGCCTACGGCACTGAGGCTGTGCCAACTCGGCCCTACTATCTTTATGTTGGTAGCCGATATAACTACAAAAATTTCGATCGCATACTCATGGCCCTTGCAAAGGCTATAAGTATTCGGCCTGAGCTGATGCTATGTGTGGTCGGTCCAGCGTTTAATGATGAAGAGAAACAACTTGTTGCCACCCTAAACTTGGCCCATGCTATCGAGCACTACAATTATGCTGATGATAGACACTTGGCTAAGCTCTATCGCTGTAGTCTTGCTTTAGTGTACCCTTCCCTGTATGAAGGCTTTGGCATACCGCCTTTAGAAGCTATGTCATGCAGAACAGCTGTTGTCGCTTCTAACTGCTCCAGTATTCCTGAGGTCGTCGGTGATGCTGGTATATTGTTTGGTCCCAACTCAATAACTGACCTAGCTGATATTTTGATCGATTTATCTGAAAACCCCACGAAACGCGATGAGCTAATTGCAAAGGGCGAGAAAAGAGCAACAATGTTTAGTTGGGAGAAAACCGCTGCTCAAACTCTCGCTGTTTATCAGGCAATAAGTAACAAATGA
- a CDS encoding glycosyltransferase family 1 protein: MKIIYDISVLGTGHLNPRARTGVFRVAENIAYGLADSKELDLSFCADSDLAASLDYLRTNPKLKKISLSLPRLTRIKNFLDGCVSSFNSEINGGKAPLPKKISLRVARRFTHSASNLLAPYSLGIHPEELNRADVIHSPFYPLSKQIRETKQAKKFLTICDMIPVLYPNFFESDVESLFTRILSSLDSDGYVTCISHATKQDLCNYREDIDPSKVFVTHLAASDLFYPCPDSQQILISLKRYGIPETPYILSLSTLEPRKNIDHTIRSFTKLVLQENIKDLNLVLVGTKGWNYDKIFSEIAGSSQLKDRIFVTGYVADEDLAALYSGALAFVYPSFYEGFGLPPLEAMQCGIPVITSNTSSLPEVVGDAGIMVSPTDTDALCHSLLEVYNNSSLRASMAKKSLERAKKFSWKRCTQETIAAYKVALSS, encoded by the coding sequence ATGAAGATTATCTACGATATATCAGTTCTTGGAACCGGCCATCTCAATCCACGTGCTCGCACAGGAGTCTTTCGAGTTGCTGAGAACATCGCTTATGGATTGGCTGATTCGAAGGAATTAGACTTGTCTTTCTGTGCTGACAGTGATTTAGCTGCCTCTCTAGACTATTTGAGAACCAACCCTAAACTTAAAAAAATTTCTCTTTCTCTACCGAGACTTACGAGAATCAAAAATTTTTTAGATGGTTGCGTTTCAAGTTTCAATTCTGAAATTAATGGTGGCAAGGCGCCGTTACCTAAAAAGATTTCTCTAAGGGTGGCAAGGAGGTTTACACATTCTGCTAGTAACTTGCTTGCACCATACTCTTTGGGAATCCACCCTGAAGAACTAAATCGGGCGGATGTAATTCATTCTCCTTTCTATCCTTTGTCTAAGCAAATAAGAGAGACAAAACAAGCAAAGAAGTTTTTGACGATTTGCGATATGATTCCTGTTCTGTATCCAAATTTCTTTGAATCTGATGTAGAAAGCCTTTTTACAAGAATTTTAAGTAGCCTAGATTCGGACGGCTATGTCACTTGCATTTCCCATGCAACTAAACAGGATTTATGTAATTATCGTGAGGATATTGATCCCTCTAAAGTATTCGTGACTCATTTAGCTGCCTCTGATCTTTTTTATCCCTGCCCTGATTCCCAACAGATTCTTATCTCTTTAAAGAGATACGGTATTCCAGAGACTCCTTACATCTTGAGCTTAAGTACTCTAGAGCCCCGCAAAAATATTGATCACACAATTCGGTCTTTCACAAAGCTAGTTCTGCAAGAGAATATCAAAGATTTGAACCTTGTCCTCGTGGGTACAAAAGGCTGGAACTATGACAAGATTTTTAGTGAAATCGCGGGTTCTAGCCAGCTGAAAGACCGAATTTTTGTAACAGGTTATGTTGCAGATGAGGACCTGGCAGCGCTCTACAGTGGTGCTCTCGCTTTTGTCTATCCTTCCTTTTACGAGGGATTCGGCTTACCTCCCTTAGAAGCAATGCAGTGCGGTATCCCGGTCATCACCTCAAATACCTCTTCTTTACCCGAAGTAGTTGGAGATGCAGGTATCATGGTTTCCCCAACTGACACTGACGCCTTGTGCCACAGCTTGCTTGAAGTTTATAACAACTCCTCACTCAGAGCATCTATGGCTAAAAAATCTCTAGAGCGAGCAAAGAAATTTAGCTGGAAAAGATGCACTCAGGAAACTATTGCGGCTTATAAGGTAGCACTGAGTAGTTAG